In Syntrophales bacterium, a single window of DNA contains:
- a CDS encoding MFS transporter, whose protein sequence is MATRGMASEQSGPFGVIFRTLKSRNYRLFFAGQGVSLIGTWMQQVALSWLVYRLTDSVFLLGVVGFAGQFPTFVISPFAGVLSDRWNRHRTLILTQALSMAQALTLAVLVLTGTVAVWHIIVLSLFLGCVNALDIPTRQSFVIHMIDDKRDLGNAIALNSAMFNGARFLGPSVAGVLIALVGEGICFLLNGLSYLAVIAALLAMKLSPATPAKKSTNILQELAEGLRYAYEFKPIRFILLLLALTSFMGVPYAVLMPAFARDVLHGGPHTLGFLMSAAGVGAFMGAMYLASRTSVLGLGRIIPLSSGIFGLGLIAFAFSRTLWISLLLMLVVGIGIMIHVASCNTMLQTLVEDGKRGRVMSFFAVAFLGMAPLGSLMAGSVAQAIGITATMAIGGVFCIAGAVFFAGKLPMLRSIVRPIYAEKGIAGPS, encoded by the coding sequence ATGGCGACGAGAGGAATGGCTTCCGAACAATCCGGACCCTTCGGGGTGATCTTTCGAACGCTCAAGTCCCGGAATTACAGACTGTTCTTCGCGGGCCAGGGCGTTTCCCTGATCGGCACCTGGATGCAGCAGGTCGCGCTGAGCTGGCTGGTCTACCGCCTGACCGATTCGGTCTTCCTGCTGGGGGTGGTCGGTTTTGCGGGCCAGTTTCCCACGTTTGTCATCTCTCCCTTCGCGGGGGTCCTGTCGGACCGCTGGAACCGCCACCGGACCCTGATCCTGACCCAGGCGCTGTCCATGGCGCAGGCCCTGACGCTGGCGGTGCTCGTCCTGACGGGTACCGTGGCGGTCTGGCACATCATCGTGCTGAGCCTGTTCCTGGGCTGCGTCAATGCCCTGGACATCCCGACGCGGCAGTCCTTTGTCATTCACATGATCGACGACAAGAGGGACCTGGGCAATGCCATCGCCCTGAACTCCGCCATGTTCAACGGGGCGAGATTTCTCGGACCCTCCGTGGCGGGCGTCCTCATCGCCCTGGTCGGAGAGGGGATCTGTTTTCTCCTGAACGGCCTGAGCTATCTCGCCGTCATCGCGGCGCTTCTTGCCATGAAGCTGTCCCCGGCGACCCCGGCGAAAAAAAGCACCAACATCCTCCAGGAGCTCGCGGAAGGGCTCCGGTACGCCTATGAGTTCAAGCCGATCCGGTTCATTCTCCTGCTCCTGGCCCTGACGAGCTTCATGGGGGTTCCCTATGCGGTCCTGATGCCCGCCTTTGCCCGGGATGTCCTGCACGGTGGCCCCCATACCCTGGGCTTCCTGATGTCCGCGGCCGGCGTGGGGGCTTTTATGGGAGCCATGTACCTGGCGTCCAGGACGTCGGTTCTCGGGCTGGGCCGGATCATTCCGCTGTCGTCGGGCATCTTCGGCCTGGGCCTGATCGCCTTCGCCTTTTCCCGCACCCTCTGGATTTCTCTCCTTCTGATGCTCGTCGTCGGCATCGGCATCATGATCCACGTGGCATCCTGCAACACGATGCTGCAGACACTCGTGGAGGACGGCAAGCGCGGGCGGGTGATGAGCTTTTTCGCCGTCGCGTTCCTGGGGATGGCGCCCCTGGGCAGCCTGATGGCGGGTTCCGTGGCCCAGGCAATCGGCATCACCGCCACCATGGCGATCGGAGGGGTCTTCTGCATCGCCGGTGCCGTCTTCTTTGCCGGCAAGCTTCCCATGCTCCGTTCCATTGTCCGGCCGATTTATGCGGAGAAGGGCATAGCCGGGCCTTCGTAG
- a CDS encoding GNAT family N-acetyltransferase gives MNFLIRTCTMEDCVMLAVTIRTSFRTVAERFGLTKENAARHPSNCEEDWVRKDMERGVVYYALEIGGRVAGCVALERADEGGCYLERLSVLPGHRRQGLGKVLVEHVFAEARRLGLRRVGIAMIAEQEELKAWYKGFGFVEGDTNEYPHLPFRVAFLSLDLAESG, from the coding sequence ATGAATTTTCTGATTCGCACCTGCACGATGGAAGACTGCGTCATGCTGGCCGTAACGATCCGGACGTCTTTCCGCACGGTGGCGGAACGGTTCGGCCTGACGAAGGAGAACGCGGCCCGGCATCCCTCCAACTGCGAGGAGGACTGGGTCCGGAAAGACATGGAACGGGGCGTCGTGTATTACGCCCTGGAGATCGGGGGTCGTGTCGCCGGGTGCGTCGCCCTCGAGCGGGCCGACGAGGGGGGCTGCTACCTGGAGCGCCTGTCGGTATTGCCGGGACACCGGCGGCAGGGCCTGGGAAAGGTGCTGGTGGAGCATGTCTTTGCCGAGGCCCGACGTCTCGGACTCCGCCGCGTGGGCATCGCCATGATCGCGGAGCAGGAAGAGCTCAAGGCATGGTACAAGGGGTTCGGTTTCGTCGAGGGGGACACGAATGAATATCCCCACCTGCCGTTTCGTGTGGCCTTCCTGTCTCTTGACCTTGCGGAAAGCGGGTGA
- a CDS encoding cysteine hydrolase gives MKNGNIERDAATAEGMLRGLRTELYPLFRQWGRPECLFSPSVAKAALVVIDMQNFSCAPVSHETMPRIGLVIERINRLADFCRKAGVPVIWVRQNITEKPGRHDGGLYPAFHDEKHWKNEANMGPGTEIFPEMHFDSDRDHVVFKNRYSAFLSRPPELKEKLHALKRTQLIVVGVAANVCVESTVRDAMQMDYEVILVADGTTATSDALMENALRNTMLFFGDVRTADEVMAILGARG, from the coding sequence ATGAAGAACGGAAACATCGAACGGGACGCGGCGACCGCCGAGGGGATGCTCCGCGGGCTTCGCACCGAGCTGTACCCCCTGTTCCGGCAGTGGGGACGACCGGAATGCCTGTTTTCCCCGAGCGTCGCGAAGGCCGCCCTTGTGGTCATCGACATGCAGAACTTCTCCTGCGCCCCCGTGTCCCATGAAACCATGCCGCGGATCGGCCTGGTAATCGAGCGGATCAACCGGCTCGCCGATTTCTGCCGCAAGGCGGGTGTACCCGTGATCTGGGTGCGGCAGAACATCACGGAGAAGCCGGGCAGGCACGACGGGGGCCTGTATCCGGCCTTCCACGACGAGAAGCACTGGAAGAACGAGGCCAACATGGGCCCGGGAACGGAGATCTTCCCGGAGATGCATTTCGATTCCGACCGCGATCATGTCGTGTTCAAGAACCGCTACAGCGCGTTCCTGTCGCGACCGCCGGAGTTGAAGGAAAAGCTCCACGCCCTGAAGCGGACGCAGCTGATCGTGGTCGGAGTGGCCGCCAACGTCTGCGTCGAATCGACGGTCCGGGACGCCATGCAGATGGATTACGAGGTGATCCTGGTTGCGGACGGCACGACCGCCACGTCGGACGCTCTCATGGAGAACGCCCTCAGGAACACGATGCTGTTCTTCGGAGACGTCCGGACGGCAGACGAAGTAATGGCCATTCTGGGCGCCCGGGGGTAG
- a CDS encoding nuclear transport factor 2 family protein: MTAKDIQVLIERYIGAYNALDVEGMLALMHPEVLFRNIAGGKVTAEADGIGALRVLAVQSKGLFASRRQEIVNLSIEGDRASASIDFKGILAVDVPGGPKAGETLCLSGRSEFEFRDGVFYRITDIS; the protein is encoded by the coding sequence GTGACTGCAAAGGACATTCAGGTGCTCATCGAACGGTACATAGGGGCCTACAATGCCCTCGACGTGGAGGGTATGCTGGCCCTGATGCATCCGGAGGTGCTGTTCAGAAACATAGCCGGCGGGAAGGTCACCGCCGAGGCGGATGGAATCGGGGCGCTCCGCGTGTTGGCGGTCCAGTCGAAAGGGCTGTTTGCCTCCCGCCGCCAGGAGATCGTGAACCTGTCGATCGAGGGCGACCGGGCGTCGGCAAGCATCGATTTCAAGGGCATCCTGGCCGTGGACGTGCCGGGCGGTCCAAAGGCCGGCGAAACGCTTTGCCTCAGCGGTCGGTCCGAGTTCGAGTTCCGGGACGGCGTGTTCTATCGGATCACCGACATCAGCTGA
- a CDS encoding DUF3788 domain-containing protein: MAQNSLRMTDPAGPPAPGEVEAWIGGEAWEYWLRVESMIERNYPGVFAPEWLFGGKKHGWSRRYKKGKSFCTLIPERNRFALLIVFGAEERAKVEMIRQELSERTRRGYDGAATYHDGKWLLLTVDADEIAADVERLLAVKRKPRNRAK; the protein is encoded by the coding sequence ATGGCACAAAACAGTCTTCGCATGACGGACCCGGCGGGGCCTCCCGCCCCAGGGGAAGTCGAGGCCTGGATCGGCGGCGAGGCTTGGGAATACTGGCTGCGCGTCGAGTCCATGATCGAGCGCAACTACCCGGGCGTCTTCGCGCCGGAGTGGCTCTTCGGAGGAAAGAAGCACGGCTGGTCGCGCCGCTATAAAAAGGGGAAGTCCTTCTGCACGCTGATACCGGAGAGGAACCGCTTCGCCCTGCTGATCGTCTTCGGCGCAGAGGAGCGGGCGAAGGTGGAAATGATCCGGCAGGAGCTTTCGGAGCGGACCCGGAGAGGCTACGACGGGGCCGCGACCTACCACGACGGGAAATGGCTGCTTCTCACCGTCGATGCGGACGAGATCGCGGCCGACGTGGAGCGACTCCTGGCGGTGAAGCGAAAGCCGCGAAACAGAGCGAAATAA